From a single Streptomyces rubradiris genomic region:
- a CDS encoding Stp1/IreP family PP2C-type Ser/Thr phosphatase: MSLSLRFAAGSHEGMIRGHNEDSGYAGPRLLAIADGMGGQAAGEVASSEVISTIVPLDDDVPGSDLLTSLGTAVQRANDQLRAMVQEDPQLEGMGTTLTALLWTGQRLGLVHVGDSRAYLLRDGVLTQITQDHTWVQRLVDEGRITEEEATTHPQRSLLMRALGSSEHVEPDLSIREVRAGDRYLICSDGLSGVVSHQTMEETLASYQGPQETVQELIQLALRGGGPDNITVIVADVLDLDQGDTLAGQLSDQPVVVGAVAENQHHPQDNGIMQTPAGRAAHLGRRGQGGGEFGPPGSGDTGYLPAGGFGEYGDEDFTKGRKPRRWLKTSLYGALALAVVGGGLYGGYRWTQTQYYVGVKDEHVALYRGISQDLAWVSLSEVEKDHPEIELKYLPPYQQKQVKATIAEGGLEAARTKVQELAVQASACRKQAERKAADEAARDAKNDKGGTAGTDADKGTAGTGGTGNGGTTGTGGTTGTGTGTGTTAGTGTRAAFAGDPAAPVVTLDRVSLVTKATPAPNPSASKTAPAVPSKSPSTTPSATPSPGPTLSEDEQKVVSLCGKQ; this comes from the coding sequence ATGAGTCTGTCACTGCGTTTCGCCGCCGGATCGCACGAGGGCATGATCCGCGGGCACAACGAGGACTCCGGCTACGCCGGCCCGCGCCTGCTGGCCATCGCCGACGGCATGGGCGGCCAGGCGGCCGGCGAGGTCGCCTCCTCCGAGGTGATCTCCACCATCGTCCCGCTCGACGACGACGTGCCCGGCTCCGACCTCCTCACCTCCCTCGGCACCGCCGTGCAGCGCGCCAACGACCAGCTGCGCGCCATGGTCCAGGAGGACCCGCAGCTGGAGGGCATGGGCACCACCCTGACCGCCCTGCTGTGGACCGGGCAGCGGCTCGGCCTGGTCCACGTCGGCGACTCGCGCGCCTATCTGCTGCGCGACGGCGTCCTCACCCAGATCACCCAGGACCACACCTGGGTGCAGAGGCTGGTCGACGAGGGCCGGATCACCGAGGAAGAGGCCACCACCCACCCGCAGCGCTCCCTGCTGATGCGCGCCCTCGGCAGCAGCGAGCACGTCGAGCCCGACCTCTCCATCCGCGAGGTCCGCGCCGGCGACCGCTATCTGATCTGCTCGGACGGCCTGTCCGGGGTGGTCTCCCACCAGACGATGGAGGAGACCCTCGCCAGCTACCAGGGCCCGCAGGAGACCGTGCAGGAGCTGATCCAGCTCGCGCTGCGCGGCGGCGGCCCCGACAACATCACGGTCATCGTCGCCGACGTGCTGGACCTGGACCAGGGCGACACCCTCGCCGGTCAGCTGTCCGACCAGCCGGTGGTGGTCGGCGCGGTCGCCGAGAACCAGCACCACCCGCAGGACAACGGGATCATGCAGACCCCGGCCGGCCGCGCCGCCCACCTGGGCCGGCGGGGACAGGGCGGCGGCGAGTTCGGGCCGCCCGGCTCGGGTGACACCGGTTACCTCCCGGCCGGCGGTTTCGGCGAGTACGGCGACGAGGACTTCACCAAGGGGCGCAAGCCGCGCAGGTGGCTGAAGACCTCCCTGTACGGCGCCCTCGCCCTGGCCGTCGTGGGCGGCGGTCTGTACGGCGGCTACCGCTGGACGCAGACGCAGTACTACGTCGGCGTCAAGGACGAGCACGTGGCGCTGTACCGCGGGATCAGCCAGGACCTGGCCTGGGTGTCGCTGTCGGAGGTGGAGAAGGACCACCCCGAGATCGAACTCAAGTACCTGCCGCCGTACCAGCAGAAGCAGGTGAAGGCCACGATCGCGGAGGGCGGTCTGGAGGCGGCCCGGACGAAGGTCCAAGAGCTGGCCGTGCAGGCCTCCGCATGCCGGAAGCAGGCCGAGCGCAAGGCCGCGGACGAGGCCGCGCGCGACGCGAAGAACGACAAGGGCGGGACCGCCGGCACCGACGCCGACAAGGGCACCGCCGGAACCGGCGGCACCGGCAACGGCGGCACCACGGGAACCGGCGGCACCACGGGTACCGGCACCGGTACCGGCACCACCGCGGGTACGGGCACGCGCGCCGCGTTCGCCGGGGACCCCGCCGCGCCGGTCGTCACCCTCGACCGGGTCTCCCTCGTCACGAAGGCCACCCCGGCCCCGAACCCGTCGGCCTCGAAGACGGCCCCGGCGGTCCCTTCGAAGTCTCCGTCCACGACCCCGTCCGCGACCCCCAGCCCCGGCCCCACTCTCTCGGAGGATGAGCAGAAGGTCGTCTCGCTGTGCGGTAAGCAGTAG
- a CDS encoding FHA domain-containing protein, with translation MSELTLTVMRLGFLAVLWLFVIVAVQVIRSDLFGTRVTQRGSRREAARPQQSGRQQTRQQARQQAAPPPQRGQQGGGRRGRNAPTKLVVTEGTLTGTTVALQGQTITLGRAHDSTIVLDDDYASSRHARIYPDQSGQWIIEDLGSTNGTYLDRSRLTSPTPIPLDKPIRIGKTAIELRK, from the coding sequence ATGTCAGAGCTGACCCTCACGGTCATGCGGCTGGGTTTCCTGGCCGTACTGTGGCTGTTCGTGATCGTGGCCGTGCAGGTCATCCGGAGCGACCTGTTCGGTACGCGCGTCACCCAGCGCGGATCGCGTAGGGAGGCGGCCCGGCCGCAGCAGTCCGGGCGCCAGCAGACCCGGCAGCAGGCCCGGCAGCAGGCCGCCCCGCCGCCGCAGCGCGGCCAGCAGGGCGGCGGCCGGCGCGGCCGCAACGCCCCCACCAAGCTGGTCGTGACCGAGGGCACACTGACCGGCACCACCGTCGCGCTCCAGGGACAGACCATCACCCTGGGCCGGGCGCACGACTCCACGATCGTGCTGGACGACGACTACGCCTCCAGCCGCCATGCCAGGATCTACCCGGACCAGAGCGGCCAGTGGATCATCGAGGACCTCGGTTCCACCAACGGCACCTACCTGGACCGGTCCCGGCTGACGTCCCCCACACCGATCCCGCTGGACAAGCCGATCCGCATCGGCAAGACCGCGATCGAGCTGCGGAAGTAG
- a CDS encoding peptidoglycan D,D-transpeptidase FtsI family protein yields MNKPLRRIAIFCGLLVLTLLLRDNYLQYVRADSLKDDPKNRRVTIARYANPRGDIIVGGDPITGSTETSKSGLNDLKYKRTYKNGPMWAPVTGYASQAFGATQLEALEDGILTGNDDRLFFRKTLDMITGKEQQGGNVVTTLNAAAQKAAFDGLKKQGGKGAVVALEPSTGKILALASYPSYDPSSFAGNTDDDAAAWKKLQKKYDPNDPMLNRALRETYPPGSTFKVVTAAAALENGKYTSADERTDTPLPWVMPGTRTELKNEGNIPCENATMRVALQFSCNTVFGKIGSDLGNDKMLEEAKKFGFDSEQFTPVRATASVFSDDMNQSQTALSSIGQYNTAATPLQMAMVASAVANDGKLMKPYMVDTLQSSNLDEVAKTEPEELSRPLSPKNAQILQDMMQTVVEKGTGTNARINGVKVGGKTGTAQHGVENSENPYAWFISYAKLSDGSSPVAVAVVIEDESANRDDISGGGLAAPIARNVMEAVVNAKK; encoded by the coding sequence ATGAACAAGCCCCTGCGCCGCATCGCGATCTTCTGCGGCCTGCTCGTGCTGACCCTGCTGCTGCGGGACAACTACCTCCAGTACGTCAGGGCCGACAGTCTCAAGGACGACCCGAAGAACCGTCGTGTGACGATCGCCCGCTACGCCAACCCGCGCGGCGACATCATCGTCGGCGGCGATCCGATCACCGGGTCCACCGAGACCAGCAAGAGCGGTCTGAACGACCTGAAGTACAAGCGGACGTACAAGAACGGCCCCATGTGGGCGCCGGTCACCGGTTACGCCTCGCAGGCCTTCGGCGCCACCCAGCTGGAGGCCCTCGAGGACGGCATCCTCACCGGGAACGACGACCGGCTGTTCTTCCGCAAGACCCTGGACATGATCACCGGCAAGGAGCAGCAGGGCGGCAACGTCGTCACCACGCTCAACGCCGCCGCGCAGAAGGCCGCGTTCGACGGCCTGAAGAAGCAGGGCGGCAAGGGCGCGGTGGTCGCGCTGGAGCCCTCCACGGGCAAGATCCTGGCGCTGGCCTCCTACCCGTCGTACGACCCCTCGTCCTTCGCGGGCAACACCGACGACGACGCGGCGGCCTGGAAGAAGCTCCAGAAGAAATACGACCCCAACGACCCGATGCTGAACCGGGCGCTGCGCGAGACCTACCCGCCGGGCTCGACCTTCAAGGTGGTCACGGCCGCCGCCGCGCTGGAGAACGGCAAGTACACCTCGGCCGACGAGCGGACCGACACGCCGCTGCCCTGGGTCATGCCGGGCACCAGGACCGAGCTGAAGAACGAGGGCAACATCCCGTGCGAGAACGCGACCATGCGGGTCGCGCTCCAGTTCTCCTGCAACACCGTCTTCGGCAAGATCGGCTCCGACCTCGGCAACGACAAGATGCTGGAGGAGGCGAAGAAGTTCGGCTTCGACTCCGAGCAGTTCACCCCGGTCCGCGCCACCGCCTCGGTGTTCTCCGACGACATGAACCAGTCGCAGACCGCGCTGTCCTCCATCGGCCAGTACAACACCGCCGCCACCCCGCTGCAGATGGCGATGGTGGCCTCGGCGGTCGCCAACGACGGCAAGCTGATGAAGCCGTACATGGTCGACACGCTCCAGTCCTCCAACCTGGACGAGGTCGCCAAGACCGAGCCGGAGGAGCTGAGCCGGCCGCTGTCGCCGAAGAACGCGCAGATCCTGCAGGACATGATGCAGACGGTGGTCGAGAAGGGCACCGGCACGAACGCGCGGATCAACGGCGTCAAGGTCGGCGGCAAGACGGGTACCGCCCAGCACGGCGTGGAGAACAGCGAGAACCCGTACGCGTGGTTCATCTCCTACGCCAAGCTGTCCGACGGAAGTTCGCCGGTGGCGGTGGCCGTGGTGATCGAGGACGAGAGCGCCAACCGCGACGACATCTCCGGTGGCGGCCTGGCCGCGCCGATCGCGAGGAACGTCATGGAGGCGGTCGTCAACGCCAAGAAGTGA
- a CDS encoding FtsW/RodA/SpoVE family cell cycle protein, translating into MSSSTNSPTHHTSTIGAIGAPSRRNTELALLVFAVAIPVFAYANVGLAISDQVPSGLLSYGLGLGLLAGVAHLAVRKFAPYADPLLLPLATLLNGLGLVAIWRLDQSKLLQSLPNFVTAAPRQLLYTALGIALFVVVLIFLKDHRVLQRYTYISMFSALVLLILPLVPGLGANIYGAKIWINIPGLGSLQPGEFAKIVLAVFFAGYLMVKRDALALASRRFMGLYLPRGRDLGPILVVWAVSILILVLETDLGTSLLFFGMFVIMLYVATERTSWIVFGLLMSAVGAVGVASVETHVKSRVQAWLDPMREYTLSRQGQTGHSDQLQQALWAFGSGGTLGSGWGQGHSDLIRFAANSDFVLATFGEELGLAGIMAILLIYGLIVERGVRTALAARDPFGKLLAIGLSGAFALQVFVVAGGVMGLIPLTGMTMPFLAYGGSSVLANWALIGILIRISDTARRPAPAPASSPDAEMTQVVRPS; encoded by the coding sequence ATGAGCAGTTCTACGAATTCGCCGACGCATCACACGTCCACGATCGGCGCCATCGGCGCGCCGAGCCGCCGCAACACCGAGCTGGCCCTGCTGGTCTTCGCCGTGGCCATCCCGGTGTTCGCCTACGCCAACGTGGGCCTGGCCATCAGCGACCAGGTCCCGTCCGGGCTGCTCAGCTACGGCCTGGGCCTCGGGCTGCTGGCCGGCGTCGCCCATCTCGCCGTACGGAAGTTCGCGCCGTACGCCGACCCGCTGCTGCTGCCGCTGGCCACGTTGCTCAACGGGCTGGGGCTGGTCGCGATCTGGCGGCTGGACCAGTCCAAGCTGCTCCAGTCACTGCCGAACTTCGTCACGGCCGCGCCCCGCCAGCTGCTGTACACCGCGCTCGGCATCGCGCTGTTCGTCGTGGTGCTGATCTTCCTGAAGGACCACCGCGTCCTCCAGCGCTACACCTACATCTCCATGTTCAGCGCCCTGGTGCTGCTCATCCTGCCGCTGGTGCCGGGCCTCGGGGCCAACATCTACGGCGCGAAGATCTGGATCAACATCCCCGGTCTCGGCTCCCTCCAGCCCGGTGAGTTCGCCAAGATCGTCCTCGCCGTCTTCTTCGCCGGCTACCTGATGGTCAAGCGCGACGCCCTGGCCCTCGCCAGCCGCCGCTTCATGGGCCTGTACCTGCCGCGCGGCCGCGACCTGGGCCCGATCCTGGTCGTCTGGGCGGTCTCGATCCTCATCCTGGTCCTGGAGACGGACCTCGGCACCTCGCTGCTGTTCTTCGGGATGTTCGTCATCATGCTGTACGTCGCCACCGAGCGGACCAGCTGGATCGTCTTCGGTCTGCTGATGTCCGCGGTCGGCGCGGTCGGTGTGGCGAGCGTCGAGACGCACGTGAAGAGCCGCGTCCAGGCCTGGCTCGACCCGATGAGGGAGTACACCCTCAGCCGTCAGGGCCAAACCGGACACTCCGACCAGCTCCAGCAGGCCCTGTGGGCCTTCGGCTCCGGCGGGACCCTCGGGTCCGGCTGGGGTCAGGGGCACTCGGACCTGATCCGGTTCGCCGCCAACTCCGACTTCGTGCTCGCCACCTTCGGCGAGGAGCTGGGCCTGGCCGGGATCATGGCGATCCTGCTGATCTACGGCCTGATCGTGGAGCGCGGTGTGCGCACCGCCCTCGCCGCCCGCGACCCGTTCGGCAAGCTGCTCGCCATCGGCCTGTCCGGCGCCTTCGCCCTCCAGGTCTTCGTGGTGGCCGGCGGTGTCATGGGGCTCATCCCGCTGACCGGTATGACCATGCCGTTCCTCGCGTACGGTGGTTCGTCCGTGCTGGCCAACTGGGCACTGATCGGCATCCTGATCCGGATCAGCGACACCGCCCGCCGCCCGGCGCCCGCCCCCGCGAGCAGCCCCGACGCCGAGATGACCCAGGTGGTCCGCCCGTCATGA